The sequence GTATTTGTGTAGGTTTCTTCCCGGACATTTTAGCTGAATATGGTTTATGGATTACAATACTTGCTAGTGTAAATATTGTTGGTGCAGCAGTTGCATGCCTTGCTCAAGATGATATGAAAAGAATAATTGCTTATTCATCTGTTTCACATATGGGTTTTGTTTTGCTTGGAGTAGCATCACTTACACAGGCAGGATTTAGCGGTGGAATATTCCAGATGTTTAGTCATGGGTTAATAAGTGCTGCTCTTTTTATGCTAGTAGGAACTCTATATGAAAGAACACATACAAGGCTTATTGCAGATTATGGTGGAATGACAAAATACATGCCAAGATGTTTTTATTTATTTACATTAGCAGCATTAGCAAATCTTGCTTTACCAGCGCTTTCTGGTTTTGTTGGTGAAAGTTTAGTTTTTTATGGTGCATTTAGTTCAAAATATTTTTCTAACTTTCCAACAACATTACATTTTAACTTTGGACAAATTTGTGTTTTATTTTCTGCACTTGGAGTAATATTAACTGCTGGTTATATGCTTTGGCTTTTACAAAAAATTTTTATGGGGCCAGAAAATCCAAAATGGTCAAAGTTAACTGACTTAAGAACACAAGAAGTAGTTGTCCTAGGTTCACTTTTAGCACTTGTAGTTGTATGGGGAATTTATCCTATCTCACTTTCAAATTTATATGAGCCAAGCTTGAGTGAACTTGTTGGTTGTGTAATAAGACGATAATTAGTTTTTCTAATGTGCTTCTGCTAAAACAAACTTTGCATATTCATCAGCAGAAATTAAATTTTTATTTTGATGTAAATCTGAAGTAAGTCCAATTTTTATCATCCACCCTTTTCCATAAGGATCTTGATTAACATACTCTGGATGATCATTTAATTCTTTGTTAATTTCAATAACTTTTCCTTCGATTGGGATATATAAATCTGAAACAGATTTAACTGATTCTACTACGCCAAATTTGTCTCCTTGTTTATAAGTTTTTCCTACTTCAGGGAGTTCAACATATACTACATCTCCTAGTTCTTTACCTGCATATGATGTAATCCCTACAATGGCTTGATTTGAACTACTTAAAATCTTTAAGTATTCGTGACTTTTTGAGTATTTTAGCTCTTTTGGAAAGTCCATAATGAGTTTCTTTAATTTTAATCCATAAACAAATGTTTTAACTAA comes from Candidatus Melainabacteria bacterium and encodes:
- the gcvH gene encoding glycine cleavage system protein GcvH — encoded protein: MDFPKELKYSKSHEYLKILSSSNQAIVGITSYAGKELGDVVYVELPEVGKTYKQGDKFGVVESVKSVSDLYIPIEGKVIEINKELNDHPEYVNQDPYGKGWMIKIGLTSDLHQNKNLISADEYAKFVLAEAH